The DNA region CTGGAAGGGAGGCCGCGCGTGTTGAACACGAAGAACGGCCTCGCGAACTTCGTCCACGGCACGAACGTCTCGATCGGCCTCTGCAGCGCACTAGGGTTGACGATCGCCTCGTAGATCTGGACGGAATACCCCCACGCGATCGAGATCGTCCAGTTCTTCAACTCGTCGTAGCAGATGCTCTGCTGCAGCAGCCTCGATTCGTCCGCCCTCGCCGCCGCCATCAGGTGTTTCAGCGATTCGTCTCTGCTCATCGCCGGAAATATTGGCTCCACCTGATCCAGGTGGTGCAGCGACACCAGCGGTGCACGGGGATGCGACGATAGAAATCCTGATATATCGCGGTGGAGGTCGATCTGGTGGAACCCTAACTCTCTGGTGATGGAAACCCCCAAATCAGCGACGCACGATTGAATTATATGGTCGCTTCCGTACAGATCCGGGTAGCGTTTGAGGCATACGTCCATGTTCGCGGCCAGCGCAGCCGCGAGAGGGTAGCTGAGGGCGTATCCGGCGCCACCAAACGCCATCTCGAAAGAGTGCATCACATTGGAAGCGTGCGTCTCCGAATTCATTCCAATATATAAGAATTTCCGGTGATCGTATCTGTTTAGAACATCAACCAAATTATCCACGAATAAGACCGTGTCGTCGTCGGCCATCACAAACCACCTCAGGCCGGCCTCCTCGATCTCGAAAAGCTCTGTTACAATGCGCGCCATACGGATGGCATCGCGCGCGAGGTGCTTGTCGTGGTCCTTGTATCTCGATGTGTCCTGGGAGACATGGAATGGTGGGAGAGTGTGGTTCGGCCATGGGAGGAGCTCTGGCTTGATCTTATCGAGGAAGACGTAGCCTCGGGTTAGGTTAGGGCGCCACCATGACTCGACGGAGTGCTTTCTGTGGCTCCAAGTGGATGCTGTTGCTGCAATTCCGAATACTATGTGTGTTGCATTACAAGGAGGAAGAGGATGATCGGAAGAGGAAGGCTTGGTAAGGCTGATGGATGTGTAGAGCAAAGAATTGTTGTTGTTGAATGAGGAGATGGAGATGAGATGTATGAGCAAGCCTGAGATGATGAGAGACTTCAACAGATTGTTGAGTAGTGTGTGTGATGGCATGCTTGTTGAACTAATCAGAATTAATTTAGGGTTGGATTTGGGATTGGATTTGTGATGTACAATTACATGCATTGTGATCCTGATAATACATGTGACATCATGCAAAATGCAAGAGCCTAGCACAAAAACACCAATTAGTATGTCACATGTATCTTCAACACCATTTATACAATCAGTCAGAATATCGTATGTTTTTGTAGTGCAatcatgttttttatttttccaaattaATCATTGATATATTTATTAAAGTATATGCCCTTTCTAGCTTTAAGTATaccaaattattaattaattatattaaaatttatacgTTAACAATGTCTATAAGAACTTGCTATAATTATTTATCCTTACGTTTTTATCTCATTTTCGGGAGTAGTAATCTAAAATTACCACACGACAATTTTGTCACTACCGCACTTACAAGTTATAGCAAGATTGGCTATATCGTAACTAAATATAAGGTTAAAGGGAAAAGTGAAACATTTATACGACTAGCAAGACTGAAATGGGCATTCATAGGAAACTCAAGAGGTTCATCATAAAGTAAATCAGAGTAGAGACATAGGTGTTTGATTAGCAATGACAAATTTCGGAAATCCTAACATAAAGAGAAATACATTTACATCGGAAGTGTTCAAGACGATACATCAGGTATGAAGACATAATGTATCAGACATCCTAGGCTAACTTATTATCGccaattgctcaacaccacctcTCGCCCGttcacgttcaacctgcacgttagaaaagaaacatgcagggttgagtacttggTATACTCAGTGGGCACATTGCTGAAACATAATTTTAGTAAAAGTTTTGCCAGCTAGTTGAGTGatctcggggttttaacttgaaaatgCCCGAGTCACTAAAGTATTTTCGTTCATAAAGTCGATTGCAATCTAAGTTCATCatagataccatatctgaacggatgtgaaccgggaatgcggccacattccacgacggtcactggaccgacCAACTTGAAAGctagctcacgatccccatatgtgtacactagtccgagtagggtttgcggccctattggaacccgaattcgattaaacatatttGGCATAGTCAAGCAGATAGGCatttcataaaacataaaaggcATGACAAAACATAAATagcaaaattttcacataatcaTACTAAAAGGCAAGTTCACATTTTGAAAGAAATGCCCACCTTGATAGCTTAAGTTTTTTCAGAAAATTCCTTGACTTGATCTTAAACGACGTGCGAAGACGCCCCTTTAGAAATATTAATTAGACTTTAAGAAGTCAAGAAAACTTAAACGTGAATACATCCTAAGTGTGTGctcattttattcttttcttatttttctagAAAGAAAATTCTAGGATCCTTGAACATCAATCAAATcgggagatttaatttattgtggAGGCTTAAGAAATTATTCCATTAATTTTGGGAGTATTATTTTCCATGCATCTTGTTCGGGCACtaaaataaatccaaaatttaattCATCATCTCGGGATTTAATTAGCAAACTCTCTCATGGGCTCAGTTACTTGGTCGTTAAACTTTGGCGAGCCCAAGATTTAATTGAACAAACTGCAGGCCAACCATCTTAATAATTCCAGCCCATTCCTCTTAATTAATCTGGGCCCAGgctcttaatttattttaattattggcccaACATATACTAATTTGAGGTTGGCCCAATACAAAAACAAAAGATAGCCCAACACATTACTCCTCCCATTTCCATCGGatctccctttctctctcatttccattttacAAGTTTCCCCAAATTTAGAATGGAAAACCCCTAGATTCATCTCTCTCCCATTCTCGGATTCTCGCCGTCAGTTCGGAGATCCGGCGGTAGAACACTGCCTTCCAGCTCTCCGTCGAGCTGCGGTCCTTCCGTGTCTCACGTCGTCGCTTGCGGAGGTCGCTGCTGGACAGACGGGCTGCTGTGCAGCCGGGACAACCTGCTGTCGTCGCACCGCCTGCCCGCCGCCTCGACGACTGCCCCGTCGTCTTCCCCGGTGATCACCGAAGTTCCGACGGTGTCCTACGTCCATCGGCTCCATTTCTCTGCGATTCAATCGCCATCTCCGGCAAAACTCCTAAAGCTAAGTTTAAAAGATCCTCCTTTTAAAGCTAAGTCCTTTAATCATCTACTACTTGCTGGAATAGGTTCATTATATGTAGTTCCTCCTTGGCAGTTGCTTGTGAGATTTAAAATTCTTGCATTTGTTTATTGTGGTGAAACTTGGTTGGGTTTGCTATTACTGAGTTTGGGTAAAAGACAGCAGCGGGCAGCCTGTTGTTTCTCTTGTTTCATTATGTAGTAAAGCTCTAAACTTTCTTGTCCTAAGCATGGCATCCGAAACAAGGCAGGGGAGTGTTAATGTTTTCATTGTTCTTCCATTATCCTATCATGCTGTTAAGATCTGAAGTGGTGGTGCTCTAAACATGCTTGTGCTTGGTTTTCTACTGATTTTACTTGGGATTTAGCATGCTATTTGAGGTTTCTAAGTTGTGGTGCTTCTATTTGATGCTAAGTTGTAGCGTGTTTTACCTGTTGAAAGCTGCGGCTGCTTTGAAATTCAGCTCCTAAAACCTCAGCTCTCTTACTCTCAAACTTGTTATGTTGCTGGAAAAATTTCAAGTATGTGGAAGTGAGTTCATAGGTGGTGTGGAGGGAGTTTTTATAGGCAGAGTGTGTACACTTGAGCCTTAGTTGGAGCTGTTGTATTTCTTTGTTATTTTCCTGCAGCAAATCCTCCTCTTTTTTGATCCTGCAGCAAACAAGGACTATTGCATTTATGTTATTTGTTGGTTTTGCAGGTGTGGAGGGAAGAGGAGAGTGCAGGCTGCCTTTGCCTCTTTTGGCATGGTGTCTTTCTATCAAACTTGTAAGTTTTGGTGCCCCTTTCCTTTACTTGGGGAACCGTTTGTTTTACTACTTCCAAACCCCTTTCCTTTACTTGGGGAACCGTTTGTTTCACTACTTCCAAAGACTTAATTGCTCTTGTTTTCATATTACAGGTGATGTATTGGGAAGAAAAGCTGGCTCATAAGTTGACTGATTTTGAACATAGGGGCCGAGCTAAGGGTTTGGGCCTGAAGAGGAAGCCCAAGAATGCAACTATTTAGAATTGTAATTTCTTAAGCTTTTGGCCCATACTTGTGTATTTTGTAACAGCACCCATCACTATAAACGCTTTCAGACATACACCATATGTAACACTTGAACGTATAGTCGTATACATAAACCACATGAAACAAACACGATTGATCAAAACCCATTCAGACCATTCTAAAGATTATCAAATTGAATACACCTGAAATACACTACAAAAATGGATACGTGGGACCAGCATTTTGATTTTCATAACTGAGTATTCCCCTCACACACATTGCCAAGCTTATCTTGGAACTGAATCACCAGCTGCGTGATATCACCTTCCACCACTTCACAAACCACCTCTTTGGTATTCAAATTGCCAAAATTCACAACTTGAGCACAAGCATATCCATTATCATGGTACCACTGCTGCACCCTGTCCCTAATCCTCTGCAACAATCTCGCACTAACTTTTCCCTGATCCCTCAACATCTGCAGAATTTCTCTCTGCACAGACATCGGCAGCAAGCAAGGCCGGGATCTATCAATCCTCCTCCTGTAATCCTTCTCCTGGCTCCTGTAGAACTCGAGCCTCTCCTTCTCAGTCATATCCGCATCCTGTTAGAGAGTTTAAACAAATCGGATGTCCTGAAAGGCgtgaaacactttcagatcaaaccaatttggcggttctacctatatttgatcggatacaattcaaGTTTCAAAGATATTCGTATGTCGATTCTGTAAAAAACTTTAAACCCAGAAATTGATCATAAGAAGGGCTGAAAACGAAGAGTCACGTCTATTCATTTCATAACTGTTTTTAACCGTTTTTGGAGGGAATAAGAAATTGCAAACTAGTCCTTCAACTTTCGGAAATTACGTGTCCGGATGAATTTACTGTAcagctcgaccccagccaggggctgccgccccttggaccccgctactcgggggcgctgcccccgaacctcGTCTAATCATAAGaaattcaaataagtgtacactctgcccttccaacttatttgatgtctcattatgattaCGTtaatcaatcaagttaatccaattataCTCTAATATCCAACACATCCATCTCAATAGACTTGGACTGCGGCATCAGTGCCACATTGATGCACCGGAATCTGTCAGCAGACTGCCATGTCGATTCGAGGAACGGAATGGTTATGTTAATTGAGCCATCCGGATTCGTCTTCGTTTCTAAATCGACCTTTTCGAACATTCCGCAAGTGGCTAGCGTCTCGAGCTCCTTCTGAAGCTGCGCTTTGGTGTAAACGCCCCCAGGCCGAAGAGAGACCATCTCAAAGGAGTCATCTGTGCCAACAGAGGAGCCGAGCCTGCGGTCGAAGAACAAGATCTAAGAAACCTTGTACTTTTTGTATTTGTGGCGACTTGAATACTTTATTTATTGATTGGAGATTATGACTTCAACATTCTATCAGTTAGAGACTACACATCTTACAAATAAGCTCCACTTCGTTTTCATGGTAACTTAAACATTCAACCTAGTACTTGAAGAGTAGGACCAAGTCAAattactaagagcatccgcagcggtgctcgcgcccaaggacggcgtccgtgccgctgacgCGGTTCACCCCTGCTcgccgttgtgctcttgccgctgtcacgacgctgctcgatgcatagagcacgtccgtgccgctgagcaccTGATGTGGCGGcgcctgattggccaacggcaatgccgttgacattttcgttttttctttttttaaaaaaaatcagatttaatttaaaaaatacgaattaaataaaaaaaatattttcccacttcccaataaattatatccgtttctccacacttttaatttatttttcaattttttccccaaaatttacattttcatctataaatacccactctcacacaaaaaatttcacaccacactacacaattctcatctaaattctctcattttctcttatcaattctcaatctttcttttactcatacaaaaaaaatgtctggctccggcgatcacccatccgactcccgcggttggaaccacgaatggttcggctcacaaccatttcctagttcGAAAatgcaattttcggcccctcctcaaacccaaggttctcaagttccgggtggctatcggccttacccggtggacgaccaagatgccctcgatgggcgatacgggtgggcacccgaacccagaTTGGGAGGGAGCGGCGACGCTCAgactcctcctcttcctactcctactcctcgtggtgtccgcaccctgTACACTCCGGCAGAGTTGGATCAATTATTCtaagcctatttgattatctccgaagatTCGGAGATTGACACGAACCAAAGCGAGGATAGGTTTTGGTGgtgcgtctctcgccggtacaatgaaaatcgCCAGactggaaccatcgagcgcaatgagaatatggtgcgcaatgctatattcagagccaacgaagaaatccaaaagttccaaggGTATTACCTCCAAGAAGAGCGGTCGGTGGGGAGCGgcaggagcgagctcgacatcatcagtgccgcgttgacgacctaccaatcccaacattacaaaccgttcaagtacctcagcgcttggcaggaggtgcgtgtacatccgaagtataggggaggcgtatcatcctcctccagcaaacggtcgaggtcggtatccctatccgacgccggcgaggatgaggtggctagccagctcgccgaagctaacttgggtagccccgacgccgacccgagcagttcccaacgccggccgcaaggaaggaagaaggcgacggccaaccgccgtcgcgctgCGACTCCATCCGCTCCCGCTCCccctcccgctccctttgtgccacctcaacccccaccaactcgttgtggaccctattggcccaactcaatttggccgataggtcaaatatgacccttaagcaacttgattcacatttggcaatgatacagggtctccgaagaacattggggatagggTCAGAGGAATAGTCTTCCACCGGGGTTTTTTTAGcatttaattatgcaatttttaatttgtaggattttaattatgtaatttttattttttaggagtttaattatgtaatttttaatttttttataatttgtaatagtattccgggtatttttaatgaattttaatattgtagaaatgtttttatttaaattgaataatagaatggatggacctttgagcatgtccttgcgaaagagcatgaatgtgggtaTTGTGCCCTTGCTTAAGagtatggagtaaaaaagtaataaaagtgggtccggacccacattcgtgctcttgcGACGGGGATTCTCTAAATAAAGTACTAAAAATATAGGAGTCGCATATTTGTAAATTGAAATAGCGAAGGCAGAATTTAGTTTTAGATTATAGTCCATTGAACAAGCGAAGAAGAAATTGTTGATTGGGCTCAACATAACAGATGAAGAGGTAGTTGAAAACAATGACAATAAAGTCTTAAGGGCCATGATTCATATCAGATTGTCATAATCGAGCAACATTCATCTTCATCTAGACCGTGCAACAAGATCAATGAGCCAAAATTACAAACGAAGCAGCCTCAAAGATCAaatagcagcagcagcagcagcagtgtATTCTACACTTTGGCTGTAGCCTGCCCTTGCTACCACATCCTGATCAAAACAGCCGTGTATAAAGAAGAGGGAAACTTGCATGCTAAAATCATGGCAAAAAGGGAAGGAGACTCGATATCTGGTTAATGGAAAAGTGTAGTTATTAGGAGTATATTAATACTGGATTCTGAAAAACCAATCTCAGTAAAGCCATGCTTGTCCAGAAACACACAAACATTAATCATCAGTACAGCAAGTCACAGAAAAACACTCAACTTCTGCATGAAGGCGAGACTAATTTGACGGTAAGGTTTAGCTTCAGtgcacaaaaaaaaatcattgcaCTCAATCTTCCATTTTACTCTGGCAGCCGACACCAAATGCCATGAGACGCCACATTCTGTAATCTTCCAAAGGATCTGGTGTAGTAAACCAGGGGCATCTGTACTTGAATTATAACCAAGCTTAGCAAAATCTGAATGTGTTATGCTATCAAATCACACACATTCGTTAGGTGGCAACAACAATGCTCCTCAAGCATAAAAAAGCAATTTGACAGTCGAAGAGACCTAGAACTGTCAAAAGGGGAGAACTGTAGCATTTTAATGTCACCTGCAAAACCTGAAAACTCAAATTTCCACTTCAATGCTTATATGGCTCCAAGACAGCTGTACTTTCCTAGGAATTACAATGAAATCCTAAAGGAATTCAATTACAGACTGCTTATGAAAAAACTAGGATCATTCTTGACTGCAATAAGATGAAAAGGAGCAAGCAGAAAAGAGGGAGGACAAAGAAAAGCAATCTTTTTTTGGGAACAGATATccagatagaaaaaaaaaccatACATATATATGGACACATTGAACATTAAAAAAAGTCACTGTTGAAAATGGTGCAAAGCTTGTAAGATTCTCcctttttaaaagtaaaaaaggTGACAGGTCATTTTCTGATCCAATGAAAAAAACCTTTAAGGAACTAAGATATACAGTAAATCATTAGATAAACAAGATAAAAAGATGCCAGAACACATGTTTATATTCAATGATATGTTCGTATCTAAAGGGGGATAATAGGATAACATTACAACAATATGGAACAGTATCAAACACAACCACAATAAATTCTAAATTGCTATCAAACTAGCTAAAAGTATTGCAAGCCTTCATAGGAGGACCAAGGCTACATAAAATGATGGTGGAATATCTTACATTTCTTAAGAAAAGTAGAGGAATCAGGAAACGGGAAACATAACATCAAGAAAAGATGGATGAAAGATGATCTGAGATTTTAAGTCA from Salvia splendens isolate huo1 chromosome 9, SspV2, whole genome shotgun sequence includes:
- the LOC121748190 gene encoding uncharacterized protein LOC121748190, producing the protein MPSHTLLNNLLKSLIISGLLIHLISISSFNNNNSLLYTSISLTKPSSSDHPLPPCNATHIVFGIAATASTWSHRKHSVESWWRPNLTRGYVFLDKIKPELLPWPNHTLPPFHVSQDTSRYKDHDKHLARDAIRMARIVTELFEIEEAGLRWFVMADDDTVLFVDNLVDVLNRYDHRKFLYIGMNSETHASNVMHSFEMAFGGAGYALSYPLAAALAANMDVCLKRYPDLYGSDHIIQSCVADLGVSITRELGFHQIDLHRDISGFLSSHPRAPLVSLHHLDQVEPIFPAMSRDESLKHLMAAARADESRLLQQSICYDELKNWTISIAWGYSVQIYEAIVNPSALQRPIETFVPWTKFARPFFVFNTRGLPSRHPCDAPHQFFFRSVERGRRVVTRYGRARPRGLPACSVTGNHSAEFVADVVVSSPAAKFDVVSFFVTLIFGFLLFTFDFGVVDQIGNRRECCDVLNVQGGNATEIKFRDCRQNEIIP